In one Betta splendens chromosome 14, fBetSpl5.4, whole genome shotgun sequence genomic region, the following are encoded:
- the LOC114869935 gene encoding olfactory receptor 1-like yields MDLLGQNNNTRVRPAYFIISGFIGIPNIKYFYVLLCFIYIVSVLGNSTVMIIIILDRNLRSPKYVAVFNLAFSDLFSNSALIPKVLDIFLFDHSVIPYDDCLAFLFFCFSSLSMQSLNLIALCYDRLVAIIFPLHYQAMVTHRFMLSLVASFWLYSMTVTLVSVGLLTRVSFCNSVVINSYYCDHGPMYRLGCNDITPNRVIGGLAPVLILWVPLVLILLSYCSIAYALSKISTAQERIKAFKTCTGHLSLVAIYFLPIMFVYLFGGTIHPNARIINLSLTAVVPSMLNPIIYVLQTQEIKVSFQKLCKFRRNLK; encoded by the coding sequence ATGGATCTCCTCgggcagaacaacaacacccgTGTGCGACCTGCGTATTTCATAATCAGCGGTTTTATTGGTATACCAAATATCAAGTATTTCTACGTCCTGCTCTGCTTCATCTACATAGTTTCAGTGCTGGGAAACTCAACTGTTATGATTATAATAATTCTGGATCGTAATCTGAGGAGTCCTAAATATGTTGCTGTTTTCAACTTGGCCTTTTCAGACCTGTTCAGTAACTCTGCTTTAATACCCAAGGTTCTAGACATTTTCCTATTCGACCACAGCGTCATCCCGTACGACGACTGCCTGGCCTTCCTGttcttctgcttcagctccctGTCCATGCAGTCTCTCAACCTGATCGCGCTGTGCTACGACCGGCTCGTGGCCATCATCTTCCCGCTGCACTACCAGGCAATGGTCACGCACAGGTTCATGCTGAGTTTGGTGGCGTCCTTCTGGCTGTACTCCATGACTGTCACTCTTGTTTCCGTGGGCCTTTTGACCCGGGTGTCCTTCTGTAACTCGGTTGTCATTAACAGCTATTACTGCGACCACGGCCCGATGTACCGGCTTGGCTGCAATGATATCACTCCCAACCGAGTGATAGGTGGTTTGGCACCAGTTCTCATCCTTTGGGTTCCTTTGGTATTGATTTTGCTAAGTTACTGTTCTATTGCTTATGCTTTATCAAAGATCTCCACGGCTCAGGAACGAATAAAGGCGTTTAAAACCTGCACAGGCCACCTGTCATTGGTGGCCATCTATTTCCTCCCTATAATGTTTGTGTATCTCTTTGGAGGAACAATTCATCCCAATGCCCGGATCATCAACCTCTCTCTGACTGCTGTGGTTCCTTCCATGCTGAACCCAATTATTTATGTCCTTcaaacacaggaaattaaagtaTCTTTTCAAAAACTGTGTAAATTTAGGCGCAATCTAAAATAA
- the LOC114869940 gene encoding olfactory receptor 1-like, giving the protein MEPRAHNHTQVTEFVIVGFPGLQPEHFHLVAWGFLLFYVTTVGGNLLLILVFAVEQSLQKPMYITMVSLALSDIGFTTTALPKLIARYWWDDGRIGTYTCIFQGHMIHYFGSLNSLILLTMALDRYLAICFPLRYPLWMTNHTMTGLMAFCWVVTHAVTGISTVSTALLPFCGPDRISQVFCDRVSIAALVCGDTTQLMSSAYVIAMFILCVPLAFIVLSYICIIISISRVANRQGRVRTFSTCATQGCILSIYYVPRLSVYTATYIPGVKMSPDVRIVTPLFYSLLPPLIHPFIYCLRTSEIQKIFRRWVQKRPIAPAKRFKATAAEKPSVNVSSSDARMPKKQNITL; this is encoded by the exons ATGGAGCCGCGGGcccacaaccacacacaggtcacagagTTCGTCATCGTGGGCTTCCCAGGTCTGCAGCCGGAGCACTTCCACCTGGTGGCGTGGGGCTTCCTGCTCTTCTACGTGACCACCGTGGGGGGGAACCTGCTGCTGATCCTGGTGTTTGCCGTGGAGCAGAGCCTCCAGAAGCCCATGTACATCACTATGGTCAGCCTGGCCCTGTCTGACATCG GCTTCACCACGACGGCCTTGCCTAAACTAATCGCTCGCTACTGGTGGGATGATGGGAGAATCGGCACCTACACCTGCATCTTTCAGGGACACATGATCCACTACTTCGGCTCCCTGAACTCCCTGATCCTGCTGACCATGGCCCTGGACCGGTACCTGGCCATCTGCTTCCCGCTCAG GTACCCGCTGTGGATGACCAACCACACCATGACGGGCCTGATGGCGTTCTGCTGGGTGGTGACGCACGCCGTCACCGGCATCAGCACCGTCAGCACCGCGCTGCTGCCGTTCTGCGGGCCCGACAGGATCTCCCAAGTCTTCTGCGACCGCGTGTCCATCGCGGCGCTGGTGTGCGGCGACACCACTCAGCTGATGAGCTCGGCCTACGTCATCGCCATGTTCATCCTCTGTGTCCCTCTGGCCTTCATCGTCCTGTCCTACATCTGCATCATCATCTCTATATCACGCGTGGCCAACAGACAG GGCCGAGTGAGGACCTTCTCCACCTGCGCCACCCAGGGCTGCATCCTCTCCATCTACTACGTCCCGCGCCTGTCCGTCTACACTGCCACCTACATCCCCGGCGTGAAGATGAGCCCCGACGTCCGCATAGTCACCCCACTCTTCTACAGCCTGCTGCCCCCCCTCATCCACCCCTTCATCTACTGCCTGAGGACCAGCGAGATCCAGAAGATCTTCAGGCGCTGGGTCCAGAAGAGGCCCATCGCTCCCGCAAAGCGCTTTAAGGCGACGGCGGCCGAGAAGCCGTCTGTGAATGTGTCCAGTTCAGATGCACGGATGCCGAAAAAACAGAATATCACATTGTAG
- the or30bu1 gene encoding odorant receptor 104-1, translating into MEPRAHNHTQVTEFVIVGFPGLQPEHFHLVAWGFLLLYVTTVGGNLLLILVFAVEQSLQKPMYITMVSLALSDIGFTTTALPKIIARYFWDDGTLGFYTCIFQEHMVHYFGSLNSLILLTMALDRYLAICFPLRYPVLMTNHTMAALAVFCWVVAHVFPGISTANVVALPFCGPNRIAQVFCDRTSLTALVCGDTSREYSIAYAVAMFVLCVPLAFIVLSYICIIIAILHMSTGQGRVRTFSTCATQGCILSIYYVPRLFVYTAPYIPSLKMSPDMRILTALFYSLLPPLINPFIYCLRTSEIKSIFRRWVQKLTDKT; encoded by the exons ATGGAGCCGCGGGcccacaaccacacacaggtcacagagTTCGTCATCGTGGGCTTCCCAGGTCTGCAGCCGGAGCACTTCCACCTGGTGGCGTGGGGCTTCCTGCTCCTCTACGTGACCACCGTGGGGGGGAACCTGCTGCTGATCCTGGTGTTTGCCGTGGAGCAGAGCCTCCAGAAGCCCATGTACATCACTATGGTCAGCCTGGCCCTGTCTGACATCG gcTTCACCACGACGGCTTTGCCCAAAATAATCGCGCGCTACTTTTGGGACGACGGGACCCTGGGCTTTTACACCTGCATCTTCCAGGAGCACATGGTCCACTACTTCGGCTCCCTGAACTCCCTGATCCTGCTGACCATGGCCCTGGACCGGTACCTGGCCATCTGCTTCCCGCTCAG GTACCCGGTGCTGATGACCAACCACACCATGGCGGCCCTCGCCGTGTTCTGCTGGGTGGTGGCGCACGTCTTCCCCGGCATCAGCACCGCCAACGTGGTGGCGCTGCCGTTCTGCGGGCCCAACAGGATCGCGCAGGTGTTCTGCGACCGCACGTCGCTCACGGCTCTGGTCTGCGGAGACACCAGCCGCGAGTACAGCATCGCCTACGCCGTCGCCATGTTCGTCCTCTGTGTCCCTCTGGCCTTCATCGTCCTCTCTTACATTTGTATCATAATCGCTATATTGCACATGTCCACAGGGCAG GGCCGAGTGAGGACCTTCTCCACCTGCGCCACCCAGGGCTGCATCCTCTCCATCTACTACGTCCCGCGCCTGTTCGTCTACACCGCTCCCTACATCCCCAGCCTGAAGATGAGCCCCGACATGCGCATCCTCACCGCACTCTTCTACAGCCTGCTGCCCCCCCTCATCAACCCCTTCATCTACTGCCTGAGGACCAGCGAGATCAAGAGCATCTTCAGGCGCTGGGTCCAGAAGCTGACAGACAAAACGTGA
- the LOC114869938 gene encoding olfactory receptor 1361-like, whose amino-acid sequence MEFFNSALGRNITFVHPAYFIIGGLSGIPNIKHYYVFLFFVYVISVLGNTAVMAVICLDSNLRTPKYVAVFNLAFVDLFGSSALVPKVIDVFLFNHPYISYSDCLTFLFICYTCLCMQSFNLVALSYDRLVAVTFPLHYSVKITHRFMFSMIASFWVLAIVALLIAVGLITRLSFCDSVLINSYFCDHGQIYRLACNDNFPSYVLSCLYPVLMFWLPLVFILLSYLYICCTLVKVATPQQGLRAFKTCIGHLSLVAIYFIPLLITFTLMENIHPNARIINLSLTSVVPPMLNPIIYVLQTQEIKESLKRLLKIRLKPKIAAKKPTLK is encoded by the coding sequence ATGGAGTTCTTCAACTCCGCTCTTGGGAGGAACATCACGTTTGTGCATCCTGCGTATTTCATAATAGGTGGTTTGTCTGGAATCCCGAACATTAAACATTACTACGTGTTTCTGTTCTTTGTTTACGTCATCTCTGTGCTGGGAAACACGGCTGTGATGGCCGTCATATGTCTGGACAGTAACCTGAGGACCCCAAAGTACGTGGCCGTCTTCAACCTGGCCTTCGTGGACCTGTTTGGCAGCTCCGCTTTGGTGCCTAAAGTCATCGACGTGTTCCTGTTCAACCACCCCTACATCTCCTACAGCGACTGCCTGAccttcctcttcatctgctACACCTGCCTCTGCATGCAGTCCTTCAACCTGGTGGCTCTGTCCTACGACAGGCTGGTGGCCGTCACCTTCCCTCTGCACTATTCAGTGAAGATCACCCACCGCTTCATGTTTTCTATGATCGCCTCTTTCTGGGTCTTGGCTATTGTAGCTCTCCTGATCGCAGTCGGCCTCATTACTAGACTGTCCTTCTGTGACTCTGTGCTCATTAACAGCTACTTCTGTGACCATGGTCAGATCTATCGACTGGCCTGCAATGACAACTTTCCCAGTTATGTTCTGAGCTGTTTGTACCCGGTTCTAATGTTCTGGCTTCCACTAGTTTTCATCCTGTTGAGTTACTTATATATTTGCTGCACATTGGTTAAAGTGGCCACGCCTCAACAGGGACTCAGGGCCTTTAAAACCTGCATAGGTCATCTGTCATTAGTGGCCATTTATTTCATCCCCTTGTTGATCACGTTCACTTTAATGGAGAATATTCATCCCAACGCCAGGATCATAAACCTGTCTCTGACCTCCGTCGTTCCTCCGATGCTCAACCCCATCATTTAtgtcctgcagacacaggaaattaaagaaTCTCTAAAAAGGTTATTAAAAATCAGATTGAAACCTAAAATAGCAGCCAAGAAGCCGACCTTAAAGTGA
- the LOC114869939 gene encoding olfactory receptor 6C4-like, translating into MDSFNSAPETNLTFVRPAYFIIRGFVDIPDIKYYYVFLFFVYIMSVLGNAAVMALICLDHHLRTPKYVAVFNLAFVDVFGSSALVPKVLDVFLFDHPRIPFSDCLAFMFFCFTCLWVQSFNLVALSYDRLVAIMFPLHYPVKVTHRFMFSMIASFWLFVIVAHVIAVGFLTRLSFCDSVVLNSYFCDHGPLFRLACNDFTPSLVIARLITVLTLWIPLVFILLSYLCIGYALSKVATVQERVKAVKTCTAHLSLVIIYFIPILVTFTMNTNIHPNARIINLSLTSVFPPMLNPFIYVLQTQEIKASVRKIVKMRKRSKITMRKVMLK; encoded by the coding sequence ATGGACTCGTTCAACTCAGCTCCTGAAACAAACCTGACGTTTGTGCGTCCTGCGTATTTCATAATCCGGGGGTTCGTTGACATTCCCGATATCAAGTATTACTATGTGTTCCTCTTCTTTGTCTATATCATGTCAGTGCTGGGAAACGCGGCAGTGATGGCTCTGATATGCCTGGACCATCACCTGAGGACCCCCAAGTACGTGGCCGTGTTCAACCTGGCCTTCGTGGACGTGTTCGGCAGCTCCGCTCTGGTGCCCAAGGTCCTCGACGTCTTCCTGTTCGACCATCCCAGAATCCCCTTCAGCGACTGCCTGGCCTTCATGTTCTTCTGCTTCACCTGCCTCTGGGTGCAGTCCTTCAACCTGGTGGCGCTGTCCTACGACAGGCTGGTGGCCATCATGTTCCCTCTGCACTATCCGGTGAAGGTCACCCACCGCTTCATGTTTTCGATGATCGCCTCCTTCTGGCTCTTCGTTATCGTTGCTCATGTCATTGCTGTTGGTTTTCTCACCCGACTGTCCTTCTGTGACTCTGTGGTCCTTAACAGCTACTTCTGTGACCATGGCCCATTGTTCCGCCTGGCCTGCAATGACTTTACCCCCAGCCTGGTTATTGCGCGGTTGATAACGGTTCTCACCCTTTGGATccctctggttttcatcttgtTAAGTTACCTCTGTATTGGCTATGCACTGTCTAAAGTCGCCACAGTTCAAGAGAGAGTGAAGGCCGTTAAAACCTGCACGGCCCATCTTTCATTGGTGATAATCTACTTCATCCCAATATTAGTCACATTCACTATGAATACGAATATTCACCCAAATGCCAGAATCATAAACCTGTCGCTGACCTCGGTTTTTCCTCCCATGCTCAATCCATTCATCTACGTCCTGCAGACGCAAGAAATAAAAGCATCGGTGAGAAAAATagtaaaaatgagaaaacgatCCAAGATAACAATGAGGAAAGTGATGCTAAAATGA
- the LOC114869937 gene encoding olfactory receptor 8-like yields MELFNSALGKNITFVHPAYFIISGLVGVPYIKYYYVFLFFVYVISVLGNTAVMAVICLDSNLRTPKYVAVFNLAFVDLFGSSALVPKVIDVFLFNHPYISYSDCLTFLFICYTCLDLQSFNLVALSYDRLVAVIFPLHYSVKITHRFMFSMIASFWVFVIVANFVTVGLITRLSFCDSVLINSYFCDHGQIYRLACNDNFPSYVLSCLYPVLMFWLPLVFILMSYLYICCTLVKVATVQQGLRAFKTCVGHLSLVAIYFTPLLITFTLMEKIHPNARIINLSLTSVIPPMLNPIIYVLQTQEIKESVKKLLKTRWKCKITKTSALK; encoded by the coding sequence ATGGAGTTATTCAACTCTGCTCTCGGGAAGAACATCACATTTGTGCATCCTGCGTATTTCATAATAAGTGGATTAGTTGGCGTTCCTTATATCAAGTATTACTACGTGTTTCTGTTCTTTGTTTACGTCATCTCTGTGCTGGGAAACACGGCTGTGATGGCCGTCATATGTCTGGACAGTAACCTGAGGACCCCAAAGTACGTGGCCGTCTTCAACCTGGCCTTCGTGGACCTGTTTGGCAGCTCCGCTTTGGTGCCTAAAGTCATCGACGTGTTCCTGTTCAACCACCCCTACATCTCCTACAGCGACTGCCTGAccttcctcttcatctgctACACCTGCCTTGACCTGCAGTCCTTCAACCTGGTGGCTCTGTCCTACGACAGGCTGGTGGCCGTCATCTTCCCTCTGCACTATTCGGTGAAGATCACCCACCGCTTCATGTTTTCTATGATCGCCTCTTTCTGGGTTTTTGTTATCGTTGCTAATTTTGTTACAGTCGGCCTCATTACTAGACTGTCCTTCTGTGACTCTGTGCTCATTAACAGCTACTTCTGTGACCATGGTCAGATCTATCGACTGGCCTGCAATGACAACTTTCCCAGTTATGTTCTGAGCTGTTTGTACCCGGTTCTAATGTTCTGGCTTCCACTAGTTTTCATCCTGATGAGTTACTTGTATATTTGCTGCACATTGGTTAAAGTGGCCACGGTTCAACAGGGACTCAGGGCCTTTAAAACCTGCGTAGGTCATCTGTCATTAGTGGCCATTTATTTCACACCATTGTTGATCACGTTCACATTAATGGAGAAAATACATCCAAACGCCAGGATCATAAACCTGTCTCTGACCTCTGTTATTCCACCAATGTTGAACCCCATCATTTatgttctgcagacacaggaaATAAAGGAATCTGTAAAAAAGTTATTAAAAACCAGATGGAAATGCAAAATAACTAAAACCTCAGCCCTGAAGTGA
- the LOC114869936 gene encoding olfactory receptor 1361-like, which translates to MSSLHSAFRENITFVHPVYFIISGLEGIPNVRYYYVFLLLAYGVSVLGNVTVMALIVLDHNLRTPKYVAVFNLAFVDLMCSSALVPKAIDIFLFNHPYISYSDCLTFLFVCYTCLSMQSFNLVALSYDRLVAVTFPLHYKARVTHRFMLSLILSFWVFVMMGNVIAVGLINRLSFCGSVVINSYFCDHGQIYRLACNDNTPSSVIGALFSVVNFWLPLVFILLTYLCIFCTLVKVATPQQGLRAFKTCVGHLSLVAIYFIPLLITFTLKEKMPPDARIINLSLTSVLPPMLNPIIYVLQTREIKVSVKKLLKMSQKSKIIIIKSTM; encoded by the coding sequence ATGTCATCATTACACTCTGCTTTCAGAGAAAACATCACCTTTGTGCATCCTGTGTACTTCATAATAAGTGGATTAGAAGGGATTCCTAATGTCAGGTATTActatgtgtttttattgctggCTTATGGCGTTTCAGTGCTGGGAAACGTGACTGTGATGGCACTGATTGTCCTGGATCACAATCTGAGGACTCCAAAGTACGTGGCCGTCTTCAACCTGGCGTTTGTGGACCTGATGTGCAGCTCTGCTTTGGTTCCCAAGGCCATCGACATCTTCCTCTTCAACCACCCCTACATCTCCTACAGCGACTGCCTGACCTTCCTCTTCGTGTGCTACACCTGCCTCTCCATGCAGTCCTTCAACCTGGTGGCTCTGTCCTACGACAGGCTGGTGGCCGTCACCTTCCCTCTGCATTACAAAGCAAGGGTAACGCACAGGTTCATGTTGTCCTTAATCCTGTCTTTCTGGGTTTTTGTTATGATGGGTAATGTCATCGCAGTCGGCCTCATTAACAGACTGTCCTTCTGTGGCTCTGTGGTCATTAACAGCTACTTCTGTGACCATGGTCAGATCTATCGACTGGCCTGCAATGACAACACTCCCAGCTCAGTCATCGGCGCTTTGTTCTCAGTTGTAAATTTCTGGCTTCCACTGGTTTTCATCCTGTTAACGTACCTGTGTATTTTCTGCACGTTGGTTAAAGTGGCCACGCCTCAACAGGGACTCAGGGCCTTTAAAACTTGCGTAGGTCATCTGTCATTAGTGGCCATTTATTTCATCCCCTTGTTGATCACGTTCACATTGAAGGAGAAAATGCCTCCTGATGCCAGAATCATAAACctgtctctgacctctgtccttcctccCATGCTCAACCCCATCATTTATGTCCTGCAAACACGGGAAATAAAAGTCTCTGTAAAAAAGTTATTGAAGATGAGCCAGAAATCAAAAATCATAATTATAAAATCCACAATGTGA